The sequence AGCAGGGCAACAGGAAGGCAAACACATACCCCAGCCCAGGCTATTCCTGCTTCGGCCCATGTTTTCGCGGAAAGACCGCCCATGAGCCAGAACACCAGCCCAGCCACATTTTCCCCAGCCAGAAACTTCACAAAACCGATGGCCGCTTGCAATGTGGCCGCCACCATGACTCCGGCCAGAACCAAGGTAAGAGTGTCGAACCCCCCCCCCGCCCGGGCCATGAGTAGGACCACCGTAAGGGCAGCCACGGATCCCGCCAAAGTGCACACCGGCACGGACAATACTCCAATCCCGGTGAATCCCGTCAGCAGGCAGAGGCAAGCTCCCAAAGCCCCTCCGGCGGAAACTCCCAGGGTATAGGAATCCGCAAGAGGGTTTCGTAACACTCCCTGGAATATCCCTCCCGACACGGCCAGACCGCAGCCAACCGCCAAGGCCGTGGCGACTCGCGGCAAGCGCACGTCCCAGACCAAGGCCACAGCCATGTCCGGAACTCCGACCATCCACTCCGAGCGCGCCAGGAGTTTGCCTCCCAGGATTCTGACCGTGTCCAGAGGTTGGACAGGCACGGTCCCGCTCCCGGCGGCCATAAGAGCCAGGACCACCAGGACAGGCACCAACAGCATCCAGGACCTTGTCAACGCGCTTTCTCCATGGCAGCCCGCGCCCGCTCAGCCAGCATGTCAGCAAAGGCATCCACTTCCCCCAGACCCCGCAACCGGCAATCGACCGAGTAGCCGGATTTCTCAAGGACAGATTTCCAGGAGTCCTTCTCCGGGCCGCAGAGGTCCTCTGAAGCATGCACTCCGGCACCGAAAAGCAGCGGAAGGAGCAAGACTTTCTTCGCCCCGCGTTTCTTCAAGCCGGCCTGGACGTCCGCAATACCAGGTTTTGATTCCAGGGTCCCA is a genomic window of Desulfovibrio sp. containing:
- a CDS encoding iron ABC transporter permease; this encodes MLLVPVLVVLALMAAGSGTVPVQPLDTVRILGGKLLARSEWMVGVPDMAVALVWDVRLPRVATALAVGCGLAVSGGIFQGVLRNPLADSYTLGVSAGGALGACLCLLTGFTGIGVLSVPVCTLAGSVAALTVVLLMARAGGGFDTLTLVLAGVMVAATLQAAIGFVKFLAGENVAGLVFWLMGGLSAKTWAEAGIAWAGVCVCLPVALLLSRDLDALCLGDEQAAALGVSVSRTRLFLLGSAALMTACCVAVSGIVGFVGLIVPHIVRLAAGPVHSRLLPLAACGGMLLLLGADTVSRTLLPHEVPVGVLTAMLGGPYFCLLFVRGRVGA